One window of Papaver somniferum cultivar HN1 chromosome 9, ASM357369v1, whole genome shotgun sequence genomic DNA carries:
- the LOC113312341 gene encoding trichohyalin-like — protein MVRQNSVEGHAVTVRRSRRIAGRRRSEIAESSKMGERNNQENQVHHPIQRVLEPEENQVRHPIQRAHVQDNVIDYDRVSVHTSQTDSTEEDEQRTGEGGLIKGTDEDMTIEELRQSLVAERRREDEERANLMRQNNELREHNIRLQEQRSRSTTRSRSRSSRTTSRRSQSNRRDLRQEPPLGNISENIREDDDLQYRRNEYRIEQPPIDDRYVLHGENQQGERYQGEQNDPEQGRMILQGRQMLRDQREREAEVERNVVVQNHAQDEREMRRRRRQEIEEQKLQDVVRENNHDNRLRRREFNRIFPNQIMEGEEEQRRARLQEREMLRDRHDQVEEDEREIRRRRRRKRDAGGYTPK, from the coding sequence atggtAAGACAAAATTCTGTTGAAGGACATGCGGTAACGGTTAGAAGGAGTAGGAGAATCGCTGGAAGAAGAAGGAGTGAAATTGCAGAGTCATCCAAGATGGGTGAaagaaataatcaagaaaatcaagtCCATCATCCGATTCAACGAGTGCTTGAACCTGAAGAGAATCAAGTTCGTCATCCGATTCAACGAGCGCATGTACAAGATAACGTTATTGactatgatagagtgagtgttcaTACTTCGCAAACAGATTCAACAGAAGAGGATGAACAAAGGACTGGAGAGGGAGGACTCATAAAAGGAACTGATGAAGATATGACAATCGAAGAACTTCGACAGAGCTTGGTTGCGGAAAGAAGGCGAGAGGacgaagaacgtgcgaatttgatGCGTCAGAATAATGAGTTAAGAGAACATAATATAAGATTACAGGAGCAGAGATCGAGAAGTACGACTCGCTCAAGGTCAAGATCAAGCAGGACTACATCACGACGTAGTCAATCTAATCGAAGAGATCTCAGACAAGAACCACCTTTGGGTAATATTTCAGAAAATATtcgagaagatgatgatttaCAATATCGACGCAATGAATATCGCATAGAGCAACCCCCAATAGATGATCGATACGTGCTGCATGGTGAAAATCAACAAGGCGAGcgatatcaaggtgaacagaatgATCCAGAACAAGGAAGAATGATACTACAAGGTAGACAAATGTTAAGAGACCAACGCGAACGCGAAGCTGAGGTTGAAAGGAATGTGGTTGTACAGAATCACGCACAGGATGAGCGAGAAATGCGCAGGAGAAGaagacaagaaattgaagaacaaAAATTGCAGGATGTTGTGCGCGAAAACAACCATGACAACCGATTGAGAAGACGCGAGTTTAACCGCATATTTCCAAATCAGATTATGGAAGGTGAGGAAGAACAGAGAAGAGCTAGGTTGCAAGAAAGAGAGATGCTAAGGGATCGACACGATCAAGTAGAAGAGGATGAAAGAGAAATACGGAGACGccgaagaagaaagagagatgcAGGAGGCTATACGCCAAAATAG
- the LOC113312340 gene encoding ubiquitin carboxyl-terminal hydrolase 13-like, which produces MPPRGQKKSTQPGDLRQQVPTTFNNRPQVVHFRRLEKPTEDGFSLEMSGMLTYEDVTKRIASHLGLDDPRIIRLTLQNPHFRHPKSQPIRDKSVAISYNEKSNFLYYEVLTTPIQELPGSKTLNVTFRHAIKDEVFVCSITLPNLITVGYMINELKKKVDLSHPNAELRLFEVLDHKIRKIYSHTEQLKGICNPYWTLCAEEIPEEEKILGPLDRLIHVCHIDEAFPGQFRQFGKPFFFVIHGWETAAVVRARIQMKLQIPGTEFSKWKLKYYSYGKGQQTKVLSLGDNAIVSRLFQGKNLYENCREYLCLEHFDRQNPPRRTDVASASLNPLNREVKKEEEEVPKHKKQKLEALVCSIIKHEDEKLVHSENTEGAQSIQVSVEKEKAEYSAPKLNDNERSALVTQSSEIDPLNRFPTAGQHFEVVQHHQGIVDDNFEDVGGFSILKSQASLYKKIWLKYGHIATSHVLKNLYSTQVTLVGDIMTSIVDMHNHRFSEVKSTMIELWENKIKMAEKLEFNVGWLREWFEGVKKGFHGEQKLNAALLEKDLSLQVAKARLMAINDELKKAQENVLALVSKISPLFSEKQIYLERGKRLLFDGFL; this is translated from the exons ATGCCACCTCGTGGACAGAAGAAATCTACACAGCCGGGTGATCTTCGCCAACAAGTACCCACCACATTCAATAATAGGCCACAG GTAGTTCACTTTCGGCGGCTGGAAAAACCCACCGAAGATGGTTTCTCTTTGGAGAT gtCAGGGATGTTGACTTATGAAGATGTCACGAAAAGAATTGCTAGCCATCTTGGTTTGGATGATCCAAGAATAATAAGACTTACATTGCAGAACCCTCACTTTCGGCATCCTAAATCCCAGCCTATTCGCGACAAGAGTGTTGCAATATCTTACAATGAG AAATCAAATTTCCTTTATTATGAAGTTCTCACTACTCCTATACAAGAACTGCCAGGTTCAAAAACTCTTAACGTCACTTTTCGCCATGCAATAAAGGATGAA GTGTTCGTTTGTAGTATTACACTTCCAAACCTAATTACAGTCGGTTATATGATTAATGAGTTGAAGAAAAAG GTGGATCTGTCTCATCCAAATGCAGAACTTAGACTCTTCGAAGTACTGGATCATAAAATTCGCAAG atttattcTCATACTGAGCAACTGAAGGGAATATGTAATCCATACTGGACATTATGTGCAGAGGAG ATCCCAGAGGAAGAGAAAATTTTGGGTCCTCTTGATCGCTTGATTCATGTTTGTCACATCGATGAAGCATTCCCAGGG CAATTTCGTCAATTTGGGAAACCTTTTTTCTTTGTAATTCACGGATGGGAGACTGCCGCTGTAGTAAGGGCACGCATACAAATGAAGCTGCAGATACCTGGCACCGAGTTTTCTAAG TGGAAGTTGAAATATTATTCATACGGTAAGGGTCAGCAAACTAAAGTACTTTCCCTCGGAGACAATGCCATTGTTTCTAGACTTTTTCAG GGAAAAAATCTTTATGAAAATTGTAGAGAGTATCTTTGCTTGGAGCACTTTGATAGGCAAAATCCCCCGCGAAGAACTGATGTAGCCAGTGCCAGTCTG AATCCGTTGAACAGAGaagtaaaaaaagaagaagaagaggtgccAAAGCACAAGAAGCAAAAACTGGAGGCTCTCGTTTGCAGTATCATAAAG CATGAGGATGAGAAGTTGGTTCATTCAGAAAACACTGAAGGGGCGCAGTCAATCCAAG TGTCAGTAGAAAAAGAAAAAGCCGAATATTCAGCACCAAAGCTAAATGATAATGAGCGTTCTGCTTTGGTGACACAGTCTAGTGAAATTGATCCCTTGAACAGGTTCCCCACAGCTGGTCAACATTTTGAAGTAGTGCAACATCACCAAGGCATTGTTGATGATAATTTTGAAGACGTTGGAGGCTTCAGTATTCTGAAATCACAAGCTTCGTTGTATAAAAAGATATGGTTAAAATACGGGCATATTGCTACGAGCCATGTTCTAAAAAACTTATACTCTACCCAGGTCACATTGGTCGGAGACATAATGACTTCCATTGTGGACATGCATAACCATCGGTTTTCTGAGGTTAAATCCACCATGATCGAGttatgggaaaataaaataaagatggCTGAGAAGCTTGAGTTTAATGTTGGGTGGCTTAGAGAATGGTTTGAGGGTGTTAAGAAGGGATTCCACGGTGAGCAGAAGCTTAATGCAGCATTACTGGAGAAAGATCTGTCTTTACAGGTAGCGAAGGCAAGATTGATGGCAATAAACGATGAACTGAAGAAGGCGCAAGAGAATGTATTGGCTCTAGTAAGCAAGATTAGTCCGTTATTCTCGGAGAAGCAAATTTACCTAGAGAGGGGTAAACGTCTATTATTTGATGGTTTCTTATAA